ATGCTATAGAACCAGAAGAAATACAATTAGGTTTTTTAAAGTTATTAAAGGGCTCTAAAATGAGAGAAGAATCAGAAAAATGGGGAATGAAATCATCTCCTTATCCACCATATGAAATATTATATAATAATAAAATTTCATATAAAAATATATTACTACTTAAAAAAGTAGAAGAAATGGTCGATAAATATTATAATGCTGGTAAATTTGATATATCTATTAAATTTCTAATAAAGTATTTTGATACGCCATTCGAATTTTATAAGGCACTTGGGGAATTTTATGATGAGAAAGGTTATTTTAAAAGAAATATTTCAAATACTGATTATTATAAGGTATTACTTGACTTTAGTTTACAAATAATAAAAAAGGATGTAGATATATTTTTAAATTTATTGAAGCATGAATATTTACTATACAATAAGAAGAAGTGGATACCAGATTTTCTAGATAGAATTTATTTAGATAAAAAGGTTGAAAAAGATTTAAAGAAAGGTCTTGCTAAGCAGGACCATATAGAATTATATAATTATGATGTGTTGAGGTTTATCCAGGAAGATATTATCGATATGGAAAAAAATGTGTTGATATATTATCAAAATGGCAAAGTGAAATCAATTCCGTTAATAAATTATTAATATAAAAATAATTAAATTAAGAATTTAAATCTTGATAAACCTTTGTATTGTATAGTATAATATGTATGTGGTATTTAATACCCTTTAATTGGCGCTTTTTAGAAAGGTGGTGAAAGTTTGGCTAAGGAGGCATTACTACAAATTAAGGAAGCTGAAGATGAAGTAAAAAAAATGATATCGTCAGCACAGCAGGAGAATCAAGAGAAAATTAATAATGCTGAAATTGAAGGCAAGAACATCTATGATTCTTTAGTTCAACAAGGGAAAGAGGAAGCTAATTCAGTTATGGAAGCAGCAGAGAATAAAGGAAATGACGAAGCGGCACCGATAATTGAAAAAGGTATGGCAGAAGTCGAAGCTTTGAGAAATGTGGATAAACAAAAATTCGACAATGTTGTAAAATTGGTGATTGAAAGGATTGTGAATAATAATGGCAATTGTTAAAATGAGTAAATTCACTCTACTTTCCTTTGAATCTCACAAAGAAGAAATTTTAAAAAAGCTTCATTTGTTTGGAAACGTTGAATTTGAAAATTTGAATGATTCTAAAGAAGAATTAACTTTTTTAAAATCTATGGCGGCTTTAGATGAAGTAAGCAAATATGAAGGTGAAGTTGCAAAGGCAAATTACTGCATTCAAAGATTGAAACCTTATACTTCAAAAGTTTCTATGATAACAGCAATGAAGGAAGGAAAGAAGACTTTATCATTTAATGAACTTGAAAGTAGAGTTTTATCTTTCAATCATAATGAAGTTTATACATCATTAAAGAAGCTAGATAGTGAACTTAATGATATAAACAATAAAAGAGGGAAAATAGAGAGTGAAATAGAAGCTATTATACCTTTTAAAAATATAGAAATTCCTTTAAAGGATGTTAAAGATTTTAAATTAGTAAGGACTTTTATAGGATATATTCCTATAACACTTAAATCTGAGTCATTAGAAAAGCTAAATAGTTCGCTTGAAACAATATCAGTAGAAGTTTTAAGTGAAGATAAAGATAATGTGTATTTAGTTATCGCTATAGAGAATAGCAACGCTGATCAATGTGAAGAGATTTTAAGAACTTTCAATTTCAACAAGATGACATTAAATTATCAAGGAACTATAAAGGAAGAGATTAATTCACTAAGAAATAGTCTTGATACTTTAAATGAAAGAGAAGGAAAAGTTAAAGAGGAAATTGTAAAATTAGCAATACATTTTGAAAAATTAGAAGAGGTACATGAATACTATTCTAATCTTGTAATAAAAAGTAGAGCCAATGAAAATTTCTTAAAAAGCGACAATGTGGTAGTTATTAATGGATGGATACCTACAGAATTAATAAGTAAACTTGAAAAAATAGTTAAGGAATGTACTAATGACAATTATTACATTGAGACTGTAGAAGCTGAAAAGGATGATACAAAAGTGCCAATAAAGTTAAAGAATAATAAATTTGTATCAGCTTTTGAAAGTATTACTTCTATGTATGCATTGCCAATGTACAATGAAATAGATCCTACTCCACTACTAAGTATATTTTATGCAATATTCTTTGGTATGATGGTAGCAGACTTTGGATATGGATTCCTTATGTTAATTGGTACAGCTATAGTATTAAAAGCATTTAATTTAGAAGATGGTACTAAGCAGTTTATTAAGTTTTTATTCTATTTGAGTTTTCCAACAATAATATTTGGGTTTATTTATGGTGCTGGTTTTGGAGATGCTATCAAAACACCGCCACTTATAAATCCTAATGAAGATTTTAATACTATATTAATTTTATCATTAGGCCTAGGTATATTGCAAATATTTACAGGGTTAGCTATGAAGGCAATAACTCTTGTTAAAAATGGAAAGCCACTAGATGCTTTTTATGATTCAGGATCATGGATAATAACTTTAGTAGGTATAGGTTTATGGGTTGCATCTGTTCCAGGAGGAATGTGGATAGCAATCATAGGTATGGTTCTTGTAGTATTAACTCAAGGAAGACAGGCGCCTTCAATAGGAGGAAAGCTTGGAGGAGGAGCATATGCGTTATATGGTATAACAGGATACGTATCAGATCTTGTTTCATATACAAGACTTATGGCCTTAGGATTATCAGGTGGTTCTATAGCAGGAGCTATAAATGTAATTCTAAGTGGACTTACAGGAAATATTTTCGGCTTAATAATAGCAATAATATTATTCATAGCTCTTCAATTATTTAACTTAGGTCTTGGCGCATTAGGTGCTTATGTTCACTCAATTAGACTTCAATATGTAGAATATTTTTCTAAGTTCTACGAAGGTGGAGGAAGAGAATTTAAGCCATTTACAACTAAAAATGAATATTTAAATGTAAAGAATGATTAGGAGGAAGTAATTATGACATTCATGGATTTTTTTAGTCAATATGGAGGACCAATTTTAGCTGGTCTTGGAGTAGCATTAGCAGTAGGATTAGCTGGTATCGGATCTGCAAAAGGTGTTGGTATTGCAGGTGAAGCAGCAGCAGGATTAGTTTCAGAAGAACCTGAAAAGTTTGGTAAAGCATTAGTACTTCAATTATTACCAGGTACTCAAGGTTTATATGGATTCGTTATAGGTTTCTTAGTATCTAATAAAATTGGAGCAGATTTATCATTAACTAATGGATTCTATTTATTAATGGCATGTTTACCAATAGCTTTAGCAGGTTTATTTTCAGGAATAGCTCAAGGTAAGGCAGCAGCTGCTGGTGTAGCTATCTTAGCTAAAAACCCAGAACACACTACAAAAGGTATCATTTTCGCAGCGATGGTTGAAACTTATGCATTATTAGGATTCGTTATTTCATTCTTAATGATGAATGCAGCAAATTTTTAAGGGTGTGAAGATATATGTCTAATTTAAATAATTTAATCTCTAAGATTAAAGAAGAGGGAAATGCACAAGTTAAGGCTATTAAAGCTGAAGGTGATGCTAAAAGAGATGCTATCATTTCAAAATATACTAAGGAAGGAGAAGAAGTAAAATCTTCCCTAGTAGAAAAAGCTAAGAGAGAAGGGGCTACAAGAAAAGAAAGAATTTTATCTAATGCCGCTCTTAAAGTAAGAAATGAGAAGCTTAAGGTAAAAGGTGAATTAATTGATAAAGTTTTTATTGAAGCAACTAAGTCATTAAAACACTTAAATGGTGAACATTACAAAAATTTTATAGTATCATCATTAAGAGATGTTAAGTTAG
Above is a genomic segment from Clostridium bornimense containing:
- a CDS encoding V-type ATP synthase subunit I; translated protein: MAIVKMSKFTLLSFESHKEEILKKLHLFGNVEFENLNDSKEELTFLKSMAALDEVSKYEGEVAKANYCIQRLKPYTSKVSMITAMKEGKKTLSFNELESRVLSFNHNEVYTSLKKLDSELNDINNKRGKIESEIEAIIPFKNIEIPLKDVKDFKLVRTFIGYIPITLKSESLEKLNSSLETISVEVLSEDKDNVYLVIAIENSNADQCEEILRTFNFNKMTLNYQGTIKEEINSLRNSLDTLNEREGKVKEEIVKLAIHFEKLEEVHEYYSNLVIKSRANENFLKSDNVVVINGWIPTELISKLEKIVKECTNDNYYIETVEAEKDDTKVPIKLKNNKFVSAFESITSMYALPMYNEIDPTPLLSIFYAIFFGMMVADFGYGFLMLIGTAIVLKAFNLEDGTKQFIKFLFYLSFPTIIFGFIYGAGFGDAIKTPPLINPNEDFNTILILSLGLGILQIFTGLAMKAITLVKNGKPLDAFYDSGSWIITLVGIGLWVASVPGGMWIAIIGMVLVVLTQGRQAPSIGGKLGGGAYALYGITGYVSDLVSYTRLMALGLSGGSIAGAINVILSGLTGNIFGLIIAIILFIALQLFNLGLGALGAYVHSIRLQYVEYFSKFYEGGGREFKPFTTKNEYLNVKND
- a CDS encoding V-type ATP synthase subunit E, whose translation is MSNLNNLISKIKEEGNAQVKAIKAEGDAKRDAIISKYTKEGEEVKSSLVEKAKREGATRKERILSNAALKVRNEKLKVKGELIDKVFIEATKSLKHLNGEHYKNFIVSSLRDVKLEGGEEILFSEAIIDGDSLLKEVNSTLNTSFKLSDEKVSSGFMVRNNGIDMNFSFENIVSFQRDTLEGEIVSLLF
- a CDS encoding V-type ATP synthase subunit K; the protein is MTFMDFFSQYGGPILAGLGVALAVGLAGIGSAKGVGIAGEAAAGLVSEEPEKFGKALVLQLLPGTQGLYGFVIGFLVSNKIGADLSLTNGFYLLMACLPIALAGLFSGIAQGKAAAAGVAILAKNPEHTTKGIIFAAMVETYALLGFVISFLMMNAANF